A region of Paraburkholderia sp. BL23I1N1 DNA encodes the following proteins:
- the hemN gene encoding oxygen-independent coproporphyrinogen III oxidase codes for MTTANTLFRPDLLAKYNANGPRYTSYPTALQFRDTFDPADYLRAAADPGACATDLSLYFHIPFCDTVCFYCGCNKVATKNRAHARPYVTQLKREMALQAACFDTRRPVSQLHWGGGTPTFLSHDEMTELMATAREHFTLLPDTEGEYSIEVDPREASPETIAHLRTLGFNRLSLGVQDFDPVVQQAINRIQPLEMTASVMQAARGTGFHSIGVDLIYGLPHQTVDSFSRTLDTMIELAPDRLSVFAYAHMPQLFKMQRQMDAATLPSPAVRLAILQRVVERLTGAGYVYIGMDHFALPTDELARAQAQRTLHRNFQGYSTRAECDLIGFGASSIGKVGDVYAQNVKDLPGYAAAIDAGKLAITRGVRLTADDRLRRDVITQLMCNLELRFDEFEAAYGIRFADTFEPELERLRSFEQDGLVSVSGSKLEVQMAGRMLVRNIAMVFDRYLAQQTLERFSRTV; via the coding sequence ATGACCACCGCCAACACACTATTCCGCCCCGACCTGCTCGCCAAATACAACGCGAACGGTCCACGGTATACGTCCTATCCGACCGCCTTGCAGTTCCGCGACACGTTCGATCCCGCCGACTATTTACGCGCCGCGGCAGACCCCGGCGCTTGCGCCACCGATCTCTCGCTGTACTTCCACATCCCCTTTTGCGACACCGTATGTTTCTACTGCGGCTGCAACAAGGTCGCGACGAAAAACCGCGCGCACGCGCGTCCTTACGTCACGCAACTGAAGCGCGAAATGGCCTTGCAGGCAGCGTGTTTCGACACGCGGCGCCCGGTCTCGCAATTGCATTGGGGCGGCGGCACGCCCACGTTCCTGTCGCATGACGAAATGACGGAACTGATGGCAACGGCGCGCGAGCACTTCACGCTACTGCCCGATACTGAAGGCGAGTATTCGATCGAAGTCGATCCGCGCGAGGCATCGCCAGAGACCATTGCGCATTTGCGCACGCTAGGCTTTAACCGGCTCAGTCTCGGCGTACAGGATTTCGATCCGGTGGTGCAGCAGGCGATCAATCGCATTCAACCGCTCGAGATGACTGCCTCGGTCATGCAAGCCGCGCGTGGCACGGGGTTCCACTCGATCGGCGTCGATCTGATTTACGGGCTGCCGCATCAAACGGTCGATAGCTTCAGCCGCACGCTCGACACGATGATCGAACTCGCGCCCGATCGCCTTTCGGTGTTCGCGTATGCGCACATGCCGCAGCTCTTCAAGATGCAACGGCAGATGGATGCGGCCACGCTGCCCTCGCCGGCCGTGCGCCTCGCGATTCTGCAACGGGTGGTCGAACGGCTGACGGGCGCGGGCTATGTCTACATCGGCATGGATCACTTCGCGCTGCCCACCGATGAACTCGCGCGCGCACAGGCGCAGCGCACGTTGCATCGAAATTTCCAGGGGTACAGCACGCGCGCTGAATGCGATCTGATCGGCTTCGGCGCGTCATCGATAGGCAAGGTCGGCGACGTGTACGCGCAGAACGTCAAGGACCTGCCGGGCTATGCCGCGGCAATCGATGCCGGCAAGCTCGCGATCACGCGCGGCGTGCGCCTCACTGCCGACGACCGTCTGCGTCGCGATGTCATCACGCAGTTGATGTGCAATTTGGAACTGCGCTTCGACGAATTCGAGGCCGCGTACGGCATTCGCTTCGCCGATACGTTCGAGCCGGAACTTGAGCGCTTACGTAGCTTCGAGCAGGATGGGCTGGTGTCGGTAAGCGGCAGCAAGCTCGAAGTGCAGATGGCCGGGCGCATGCTCGTGCGCAACATCGCGATGGTGTTCGACCGCTATCTCGCCCAGCAGACGCTCGAACGGTTTTCACGCACAGTTTAA
- a CDS encoding YkgJ family cysteine cluster protein: MSDIPNSVLKRESPFHVDGHACRPDCGACCIAPSISSPIPGMPNGKPAGVRCVQLGDDLRCAIFGQPERPACCSGLQPQADMCGASRSEALAWLTQLETLTQPQQAARR, translated from the coding sequence GTGAGTGATATACCGAACAGCGTGCTGAAGCGCGAGTCCCCGTTCCATGTGGACGGTCATGCGTGCCGCCCCGATTGCGGCGCGTGCTGTATCGCGCCGTCGATTTCGAGCCCGATTCCAGGCATGCCGAATGGCAAACCGGCGGGCGTGCGCTGCGTGCAACTCGGCGATGATCTGCGCTGCGCGATCTTCGGTCAGCCAGAGCGGCCGGCATGTTGTTCCGGTTTGCAACCGCAGGCGGACATGTGCGGCGCAAGCCGCAGCGAAGCACTCGCGTGGCTTACCCAGCTGGAAACGCTGACGCAACCGCAACAGGCGGCACGCCGATAG
- a CDS encoding DUF1439 domain-containing protein, producing MTRPAAPTRRRFLLAALTGTTALGLTVSLAACATPIFPFIPSHYTFSQQQVQDAVQRKFPYQRTVSQVFEVALTNPVVGFLPDANRVSVMLDARFASPFMPQPVDGVFTLSSELAYDAASKSVVLKSPNVDNVSVSGQAQAYTQQINSAAAVLATQLLTNYPIYTFKPEQLQFAGVNYEPGTITILTNGIRVQIVEK from the coding sequence ATGACTCGACCCGCTGCGCCGACCCGGCGCCGCTTCCTGCTTGCAGCGCTGACAGGCACCACCGCGCTTGGCCTCACCGTGTCGCTGGCGGCCTGCGCGACGCCGATCTTTCCGTTCATCCCCTCGCATTACACGTTCTCGCAGCAGCAGGTGCAGGACGCGGTGCAGCGCAAATTCCCGTATCAACGCACGGTTTCGCAGGTGTTCGAGGTTGCGCTGACCAATCCGGTGGTCGGTTTCCTGCCGGACGCGAACCGCGTTTCGGTGATGCTCGATGCACGCTTTGCGAGCCCGTTCATGCCGCAACCGGTCGATGGTGTCTTCACGCTGTCGAGCGAGCTGGCTTACGACGCCGCCAGCAAATCGGTCGTGCTGAAGTCGCCGAACGTCGACAACGTCAGCGTAAGCGGGCAGGCGCAGGCTTACACGCAGCAGATCAATTCCGCGGCGGCCGTGCTCGCCACGCAGTTGCTGACCAACTATCCGATCTACACCTTCAAGCCCGAACAGCTTCAATTTGCCGGGGTGAATTACGAACCCGGTACAATCACCATCCTTACAAACGGCATACGCGTGCAAATCGTCGAGAAATGA
- a CDS encoding undecaprenyl-diphosphate phosphatase, which yields MDWLMACKALILGVVEGLTEFLPVSSTGHLIVAGSLLNFTDAHAKTFDVVIQLGAILAVCWEFRRRIGSVVVGLPSRPDARRFTLNVIIATIPAVVLGLLFEKAIKAALFSPVPVAFALVAGGVVILWAEARQRTRGDAAARVQHVDDLGPLDALKVGLAQCFALIPGMSRSGSTIVGGMLFGLERRVATEFSFFLAIPIIFGATAYELYKDWHLLSVDAFGSFALGFVAAFISAFACVRWLLRYISAHDFTVFAWYRIGFGLLILLVGYSGALSWAD from the coding sequence ATGGACTGGCTAATGGCTTGCAAGGCGCTGATTCTGGGCGTCGTCGAAGGGTTGACGGAATTTTTGCCGGTGTCGAGTACCGGCCATTTGATCGTCGCGGGCAGTCTGCTCAATTTCACGGACGCACACGCGAAAACCTTCGATGTCGTGATCCAGCTCGGCGCGATACTGGCCGTGTGCTGGGAGTTTCGTCGGCGCATTGGCAGCGTGGTGGTTGGCTTGCCCAGCCGGCCCGACGCGAGGCGCTTCACGCTGAACGTGATCATCGCAACGATTCCGGCTGTCGTGCTCGGCTTGCTGTTCGAGAAGGCCATCAAGGCGGCACTGTTTTCGCCGGTGCCGGTCGCCTTCGCGCTGGTGGCGGGCGGGGTGGTGATTCTCTGGGCCGAAGCGCGCCAGCGCACGCGGGGCGACGCGGCGGCGCGCGTTCAGCACGTCGACGATTTGGGCCCGCTGGATGCGTTGAAAGTCGGTCTCGCTCAGTGTTTCGCGCTGATCCCTGGCATGTCGCGCTCGGGTTCGACGATTGTCGGCGGGATGCTGTTTGGCCTCGAGCGGCGTGTCGCCACGGAGTTCTCTTTTTTCCTCGCGATTCCGATCATCTTCGGCGCGACGGCTTACGAGCTTTATAAAGACTGGCATTTGCTGTCCGTGGACGCGTTTGGCAGTTTCGCGCTCGGTTTCGTGGCGGCCTTTATCAGTGCCTTTGCTTGCGTGCGCTGGCTCCTGCGGTATATCTCCGCGCACGACTTCACCGTGTTCGCGTGGTACCGGATCGGCTTCGGCCTGTTGATTCTGCTGGTCGGCTACAGCGGCGCGTTGAGCTGGGCGGACTGA
- the trmB gene encoding tRNA (guanosine(46)-N7)-methyltransferase TrmB → MIHDPNDAGLPDELPPPSIEAEDQPADADAGTDTPPEEALHRRRIRSFVTRAGRVSTGQRRAMDELGPRFVVPFTPQQPDWTGVFGRAAPRVLEIGFGMGATTAEIASHRPDDDFLGVEVHEPGVGALLKLMGEQALSNIRIIQHDAVEVLEQMIAPDSLDGVHIFFPDPWHKARHHKRRLIQPKFVALLVSRLKPGAYLHCATDWQNYAEQMLEVLGADSALENTADGYAPRPEYRPVTKFERRGLRLGHGVWDLVFRKRGAA, encoded by the coding sequence ATGATCCACGATCCAAACGACGCCGGCTTGCCGGACGAACTCCCGCCGCCTTCCATCGAAGCTGAAGACCAACCGGCCGACGCCGATGCCGGCACCGACACCCCGCCAGAAGAAGCCCTGCATCGACGCCGCATCCGCAGCTTCGTCACACGTGCGGGTCGCGTGTCGACCGGCCAGCGCCGCGCGATGGACGAACTCGGCCCGCGCTTCGTCGTGCCCTTCACACCTCAGCAGCCCGACTGGACTGGCGTGTTCGGCCGCGCGGCGCCGCGTGTGTTGGAAATCGGCTTCGGCATGGGCGCAACCACCGCGGAGATTGCCTCGCACCGTCCGGACGACGACTTCCTCGGCGTCGAAGTGCATGAGCCAGGCGTCGGCGCGCTGCTGAAGCTGATGGGCGAGCAGGCGCTGTCGAACATCCGCATCATTCAGCACGACGCGGTCGAAGTGCTCGAGCAGATGATCGCGCCGGACAGCCTCGACGGCGTCCATATCTTCTTTCCCGACCCATGGCACAAGGCGCGCCACCATAAGCGCCGGCTGATCCAGCCGAAGTTTGTCGCGTTGCTGGTTTCGCGTCTGAAGCCGGGCGCGTACCTTCATTGCGCGACCGACTGGCAGAACTACGCTGAGCAGATGCTCGAAGTCCTGGGCGCCGATTCCGCTCTGGAAAATACCGCCGACGGCTACGCGCCGCGTCCCGAATATCGTCCGGTGACGAAGTTCGAGCGTCGCGGGCTGCGACTTGGGCACGGCGTGTGGGATCTCGTGTTCAGGAAGCGCGGCGCGGCGTAA
- a CDS encoding YggT family protein: protein MFGDIARFLLNTVFTLFGAALLLRAWLQVVRMPPYNPVTNAVLQATNWIVLPLRHILHSTRNIDWASLVAALIAAIVYVVLMVVLTGADPLTLVPTLLIVAVLTVIKWALNLIIWMTILMALLSWLNPRSPAMPILYQLTAPFLNPLRRVVPQLGGIDLSPILLFVIVQVLLMVVTRAAVQLTYFVI from the coding sequence ATGTTTGGCGATATCGCCCGTTTTCTGCTCAATACCGTCTTTACGCTGTTCGGCGCAGCGTTGCTGCTGCGCGCATGGCTGCAGGTCGTGCGCATGCCGCCGTACAACCCCGTCACGAACGCCGTGCTGCAAGCCACCAACTGGATCGTGCTGCCTTTGCGGCACATTCTGCACAGCACCCGCAACATCGACTGGGCGAGTCTGGTCGCGGCTCTGATCGCGGCAATTGTTTACGTGGTGCTGATGGTGGTGCTCACGGGCGCCGATCCGCTCACGCTTGTGCCGACGTTGTTGATCGTGGCCGTGCTGACCGTCATCAAGTGGGCGCTGAATCTGATCATCTGGATGACGATCCTGATGGCGCTGCTGTCGTGGCTCAATCCGCGCTCGCCGGCCATGCCGATCCTGTACCAGCTGACCGCGCCGTTTCTGAATCCGCTGCGCCGCGTGGTGCCGCAACTCGGCGGCATCGACCTCTCGCCGATCCTGCTGTTCGTGATCGTGCAGGTGCTGCTGATGGTGGTGACGCGTGCGGCTGTTCAGTTGACCTACTTCGTGATCTGA
- a CDS encoding EthD family reductase: protein MIKVSILYPYRENGHFDVDYYCVTHMPLAATLFGPSLKGWSVDVGINAGPPGTPPPYVAAGHFLFDSTDDFYKVFKSASEQLVADIPNYTDGGNGTILISEIKVSV, encoded by the coding sequence ATGATCAAGGTCAGCATCCTCTATCCGTATCGGGAAAACGGCCACTTCGACGTGGACTATTACTGCGTCACGCACATGCCGCTCGCGGCCACGCTGTTTGGGCCGTCGCTGAAAGGCTGGTCGGTCGACGTCGGCATCAATGCCGGGCCGCCGGGAACGCCGCCGCCGTATGTCGCCGCAGGCCACTTCCTGTTCGATAGCACGGACGACTTCTATAAAGTCTTCAAGTCCGCCTCGGAGCAGTTGGTTGCCGACATTCCGAATTACACCGACGGTGGCAACGGCACGATTCTAATCAGCGAAATCAAGGTTTCTGTGTGA
- a CDS encoding Rossmann-like and DUF2520 domain-containing protein — MSQPSLPRLGFIGAGRLARCLALSFSRAGYPVTAVASRTAASANRLASQIESCAAFDDPQQVVDAADIVFLAVPDDSIGTTAHTLRFVTDAAGGPHGRALVHCSGASPVELLAPARDQGAAIGGFHPLYLFGGDLADIDRIAGCSVTIEADGALKDALTALAVALHCHPLSIPAGGRMLYHAAAHYAASFALCSLAECVALWRTLGFAEDDALRALLPMLSSTIETARDKGLPNALAGPVSRGDTGVVEKQLALLEGLGGDHAALYGLLSRRAVGLAERRAKPPAAIEAIAEAVEESLNRSLNQAAAGASVK; from the coding sequence ATGTCCCAGCCCTCTCTGCCGCGCCTCGGCTTCATCGGTGCGGGTCGGCTCGCGCGCTGTCTCGCGCTGAGTTTTTCACGCGCCGGCTATCCCGTCACGGCGGTGGCGAGCCGCACGGCAGCCTCGGCCAACCGGCTCGCCAGTCAAATCGAATCTTGCGCGGCGTTCGACGATCCACAACAGGTCGTCGACGCCGCAGACATCGTCTTTTTAGCCGTTCCCGACGACAGCATCGGTACGACAGCGCACACACTGCGGTTCGTGACGGACGCGGCAGGCGGCCCGCACGGCCGGGCGCTCGTGCATTGCAGTGGCGCCTCGCCGGTGGAACTGCTGGCTCCGGCGCGCGACCAGGGCGCTGCGATCGGCGGCTTTCACCCACTGTACCTCTTTGGCGGCGATCTCGCAGACATCGACCGGATCGCCGGCTGCTCGGTGACGATCGAGGCCGACGGCGCGCTCAAGGATGCGCTGACGGCACTGGCCGTGGCCCTGCATTGCCATCCGTTGTCGATTCCAGCGGGCGGACGCATGCTGTACCACGCCGCCGCGCATTACGCCGCGAGCTTCGCGCTGTGCAGCCTCGCTGAATGCGTCGCGCTATGGCGCACGCTGGGCTTTGCCGAAGACGACGCGTTGCGCGCGCTGCTGCCGATGCTCTCCAGCACAATCGAAACCGCCCGCGACAAGGGCCTGCCTAACGCACTCGCCGGCCCCGTGTCGCGCGGCGATACGGGTGTCGTGGAAAAGCAGTTGGCGCTACTGGAAGGCCTTGGCGGCGACCATGCCGCGCTGTACGGTTTGCTGTCGCGGCGCGCGGTCGGATTGGCCGAACGCCGCGCCAAACCGCCGGCCGCGATCGAGGCGATTGCCGAGGCGGTGGAAGAATCGCTCAACCGGTCGCTGAATCAGGCCGCAGCAGGTGCCAGCGTCAAGTAA
- a CDS encoding threo-3-hydroxy-L-aspartate ammonia-lyase, with protein sequence MQALPAPTFDDVLDAAARLEGVAYRTPVLTSSTFNERTGASVFFKCENFQRMGAFKFRGAYNAISHFDAEQRKAGVLTYSSGNHAQAIALSARLAGIHATIIMPHDAPAAKVAATKGYGGEVISYDRYTENREEIGRRLAEERGMTLIPPYDHPHVIAGQGTAVKELIEEIGPLDMLFVCLGGGGLIGGSALSAAALSPGCTVIGVEPEAGSDGQQSLARGEIVHIDAPRTIADGAASTHLGDYTFAIIQKLVAQIETVSDAQLIDTLRFFAQRMKIVVEPTGCLAAAAVLNGIVPVKGKRVGVVVSGGNVDLEKLAQYLA encoded by the coding sequence ATGCAAGCGCTTCCCGCTCCCACTTTCGACGACGTACTCGACGCCGCTGCGCGTCTTGAAGGCGTCGCCTACCGTACTCCCGTTCTCACTTCCAGCACGTTCAATGAGCGCACGGGTGCGTCAGTGTTCTTCAAGTGCGAAAATTTCCAGCGCATGGGCGCCTTCAAGTTTCGCGGCGCGTACAACGCGATTTCGCATTTCGACGCGGAGCAACGCAAAGCGGGCGTGCTGACGTATTCGTCGGGTAATCATGCGCAAGCAATCGCGCTGTCGGCACGCCTCGCCGGGATTCACGCGACGATCATCATGCCGCACGACGCGCCTGCCGCGAAAGTCGCGGCGACCAAGGGCTATGGCGGCGAAGTGATCAGTTACGACCGCTACACCGAGAATCGCGAAGAGATCGGCCGGCGGCTCGCCGAAGAACGTGGCATGACGCTGATTCCGCCGTACGACCATCCGCACGTGATCGCGGGGCAGGGCACGGCAGTGAAGGAATTGATCGAAGAAATCGGCCCGCTCGACATGCTGTTCGTTTGCCTCGGCGGCGGTGGGCTGATCGGCGGCAGCGCGTTGTCGGCGGCGGCATTGAGTCCGGGGTGTACCGTGATCGGCGTTGAGCCCGAAGCGGGCAGCGACGGCCAGCAATCGCTTGCTCGCGGGGAGATCGTGCATATCGACGCACCGCGCACGATCGCCGATGGCGCTGCCTCCACGCATCTCGGCGACTACACGTTCGCGATCATTCAGAAGTTAGTCGCGCAGATCGAAACGGTCAGCGACGCGCAGTTGATCGACACCCTGCGTTTCTTCGCGCAGCGCATGAAGATCGTGGTGGAACCGACGGGTTGCCTCGCCGCGGCGGCCGTGCTCAATGGCATCGTGCCGGTGAAGGGCAAGCGGGTGGGCGTAGTGGTGAGCGGCGGCAACGTCGATCTGGAGAAGCTGGCGCAGTATCTCGCCTGA
- a CDS encoding LysE family translocator: MHAFSMMSDGFFLSLSLCLDIGLVNVAMISLTLSHGFKPGFWLGLGSCFGDLVYATLALAGMAALLQFESVRWVVWIGGAAILLFLTWKMAREAMFPASAPAVAGEADANAPHLSAWRGFLRGVLLAMSSPSAILWFAAVGGALIAKAGATSVTTAPVFLGGFFLGGMCWTIFICGLGSHGRKRAGTGLLRACHVLSALLFAYFSYSVIVNGYRDLIVQTAQVAS, translated from the coding sequence ATGCATGCCTTTTCAATGATGTCGGACGGTTTTTTTCTGTCGTTGTCCTTGTGTCTGGATATCGGTCTCGTCAACGTCGCGATGATTTCGCTGACGCTGTCGCACGGCTTCAAACCAGGCTTCTGGTTGGGCCTCGGATCCTGTTTCGGCGATCTGGTTTACGCGACGCTCGCGCTTGCGGGAATGGCTGCGCTGCTGCAGTTCGAATCGGTGCGCTGGGTAGTGTGGATCGGCGGCGCGGCGATTCTGCTGTTTCTCACGTGGAAGATGGCGCGTGAAGCCATGTTCCCGGCGTCGGCACCTGCCGTTGCCGGAGAAGCGGATGCCAACGCGCCGCATCTTTCCGCGTGGCGCGGTTTCTTGCGCGGCGTGTTGCTGGCGATGTCGTCGCCTTCGGCGATTCTGTGGTTCGCCGCAGTCGGCGGCGCGTTGATTGCGAAAGCCGGCGCCACCAGCGTGACGACTGCACCGGTATTCCTCGGCGGCTTCTTCCTCGGTGGCATGTGCTGGACGATCTTTATCTGCGGACTCGGCAGCCACGGACGCAAACGCGCCGGCACCGGTTTGCTGCGCGCGTGCCATGTGTTGTCGGCGCTGCTGTTCGCGTACTTCTCGTATAGCGTGATCGTGAACGGGTATCGCGATCTGATCGTGCAGACCGCTCAGGTGGCGAGCTAA
- a CDS encoding UbiD family decarboxylase has translation MKYKDLRDFVGRLETIGELRRISQNVSPVLEMTELCDRVLRAGGPAILFESQQQHAFPVLGNLFGTPRRVALGMGIDAEAGAGDSAALESLRDVGRLLSALKEPEPPKGLKDAGKLFSLAKAVWDMAPKTVSAPPCQEIVWEGNDVDLAKLPIQTCWPGDAGPLITWGLTVTKGPNKSRQNLGIYRQQLIGRNKLIMRWLAHRGGALDFREFALQNPGKPYPVAVVLGADPATILGAVTPVPDTLSEYQFAGLLRGGRTELAKCITPGVDGLQVPARAEIVLEGFIYPQEGTPSPAPAGAPSRPAKGASAAYEHALEGPYGDHTGYYNEQEWFPVFTVERITMRRDAIYHSTYTGKPPDEPAVLGVALNEVFVPLLQKQFTEITDFYLPPEGCSYRMAIVQMKKSYPGHAKRVMFGVWSFLRQFMYTKFIVVVDEDVNIRDWKEVIWAITTRIDPARDTVLVDRTPIDYLDFASPVAGLGSKMGLDATNKWPGETDREWGRPIEMDSAVKQRIDTLWNELGL, from the coding sequence ATGAAATACAAAGACCTGCGCGACTTCGTCGGCCGTCTCGAAACGATCGGTGAACTGCGCCGCATCTCGCAAAACGTCTCGCCCGTCCTGGAAATGACCGAACTGTGCGACCGCGTCCTGCGCGCCGGCGGTCCGGCGATATTGTTCGAGAGCCAGCAGCAGCACGCGTTTCCGGTCCTCGGCAACCTGTTCGGCACGCCGCGCCGCGTTGCACTCGGCATGGGTATCGACGCAGAAGCAGGCGCGGGCGACAGCGCTGCGCTGGAGTCGCTGCGCGACGTCGGCCGCCTGCTCTCCGCACTGAAGGAGCCGGAGCCGCCAAAGGGGCTCAAGGACGCCGGAAAACTGTTCTCGCTCGCGAAGGCGGTTTGGGACATGGCGCCCAAAACGGTGAGCGCGCCACCCTGTCAGGAAATCGTCTGGGAAGGCAACGACGTCGACCTCGCAAAGCTGCCGATTCAGACCTGCTGGCCGGGCGATGCAGGGCCGCTGATCACGTGGGGCCTGACCGTCACAAAAGGCCCGAACAAGAGCCGACAAAATTTAGGCATCTATCGCCAGCAGCTGATCGGGCGTAACAAACTGATCATGCGCTGGCTCGCGCATCGCGGCGGCGCACTGGATTTCCGCGAATTCGCGCTGCAGAATCCAGGCAAGCCGTATCCCGTGGCGGTTGTGCTGGGCGCCGATCCGGCGACCATCCTCGGGGCGGTCACGCCGGTGCCCGACACACTCTCGGAATACCAGTTCGCCGGGCTGCTGCGTGGCGGCCGCACCGAACTCGCGAAGTGCATCACGCCGGGCGTCGACGGTTTGCAGGTGCCGGCACGGGCCGAGATCGTTCTTGAAGGTTTCATCTATCCGCAGGAAGGCACGCCCTCGCCCGCCCCCGCAGGCGCGCCGTCGCGTCCGGCGAAAGGCGCATCGGCCGCTTACGAACACGCGCTGGAAGGCCCCTATGGCGACCACACCGGCTACTACAACGAGCAGGAGTGGTTTCCCGTCTTCACGGTCGAGCGCATCACAATGCGGCGCGACGCGATCTATCACTCCACCTACACCGGCAAACCGCCCGATGAGCCCGCCGTGCTCGGCGTCGCGCTCAACGAAGTGTTCGTGCCGCTGTTGCAGAAGCAGTTCACCGAAATCACCGATTTCTATCTGCCGCCCGAAGGATGCAGCTACCGGATGGCGATCGTGCAGATGAAGAAGAGCTACCCCGGCCACGCCAAACGCGTGATGTTCGGCGTGTGGAGCTTCCTGCGGCAATTCATGTATACGAAGTTCATCGTCGTGGTCGACGAGGACGTGAATATCCGCGACTGGAAAGAAGTGATCTGGGCCATCACCACGCGTATCGATCCGGCGCGCGACACCGTGCTGGTCGATCGCACGCCGATCGACTATCTGGATTTCGCCTCGCCGGTAGCGGGTCTCGGGTCGAAGATGGGACTCGACGCGACCAACAAATGGCCCGGCGAAACCGATCGCGAGTGGGGCCGCCCGATTGAGATGGACAGCGCGGTCAAACAGCGTATCGACACCTTGTGGAATGAATTGGGACTGTAA